The Imtechella halotolerans DNA window ACGCATTAAGTTTTCATTGGAAGCTTCATGAAAACGAGTATTAACAAGTTTGCCATATAGGAGTACTTCTTGTCCTATATGACTACTCATAGCTTTAGCCTGGATGCTGTTCTTAAAAGGTTCATTAATCAAACTAAAATAATCATACAGTGTAAAACCAAGTAATTCCATCTGATCATATGCGTCTTCAATCCAACTTGAAGGTAATTTAGGTAGTATAAAAGATTTATGTGTCGGTTTGAATAATTGCTTTTGAACTGTTCGCTGTTTATTGGCATTCAGCTTAAAAATAGCATGCCATAAAAGTGTGGCTTTAGAAATACCTGTAAATCTAAAAGCTCCAATTCTGATTAAAATGGTAAGTTGTTCAATACTAATCTGTACACGATCAATAAAATCATCTAATGAGATATATGGACCATTAAAGTTACGCTCGGTAAGTAGTCGTTTTATTGTATAATGCTCCAGGTTTTTCAAATAACCTAATCCCAAATAAATGGTAGTTCCGATGATTATATTAGGGTGATCACTTTGATTAATGCAAGGAGCTTCCACCTGTCCACCACATTTTATTGTTTCATGCACATAATGCTCTGTACTATAAAAACCTCCTCCATTGTTTAGGACAGCCACCATAAACTCCAGAGGGTAATAACACTTTAAATAAAGGCTCTGATAACTCTCTACCGCATAGGAAGCAGAATGCCCTTTAGCAAAAGCATATCCTGCGAAGCTCTTAATCTGATTCCATACCTCAAAGGTGAGATTATCATCATAGCCTCTAGCCCTGCAATTGGCAATAAACTTTTCTTCAACAGCTATAAATTCAGCCCGAGATCTGAACTTACCACTCATACCACGTCGTAACACATCAGCCTCACCCAAGGTAAGACCAGCAAACTGATGCGCTACTTTAAGCACATCTTCCTGATATACCATAATGCCATAAGTCTCCGGCATAATATCTAAAAGAATAGGATGTCCTTCTTTACGTAGTTCTGGATGACGTTGACGTTTGATAAACTCCTGTTTCATACCAGAACTTGATACACCAGGTCTAATAATTGAACTGGCAGCTACGAGTCCTAAATAATCCTGTGTTTGTAATTTTTGCATTAAACCACGCATAGCCGGTGACTCCACATAATAAGCACCGGTAGCCTTACCTTCTTTAAGCATGGCATTAACTTTAGGATCTGTTTTAAACTTCTCTACCTCAGTAATATCAATTGGTGGAGCTTCCGGCTTATTGTATTTGATAATCTCAAGTGTATCTTTGATTTTAGCTAGCCCACGCTGCCCAAGAATATCAAATTTAAAAATACCTATATCCTCCGCAATAATCATATCAAACTGCACCGTTGCAAACCCTTTAGGAGGCATATCAGTTGCTGAAAAATAATGAATAGGCTTATCCAAAATCAGAATACCACAGGAATGTACACTAACGTAATTGGGAAACCCTTGTATTAACGTACCATATTTAATGACCAAAGCACCAAATTCATCCTGTTCGGGCTTTTGATACCTGCCCACACTAAGTTTATCAATATCTTCTTTAGGCAACCCAAATACTTTTCCCAATTCTCTAACTACAGCACGATACTTAAATGTATTATAAACTGCTAAAAGCGCTACATTCTTAAATCGACTAAAAATATATTCTGTGATTTCTTCACGCTCCTTCCAGGAAAAATCGATATCAAAATCTGGTGGAGATGTCCTGTAAGGATTGATAAACCGCTCAAAATATAAATCTAGCTCAATTGGATCAACATCAGTAATTCCTATGAGATAGGCTACGATACTGTTAGCCCCACTACCCCGGCCCACATGTACAAATCCCTTTTGTTTTGAATAGTTTACAATGTCCCAATTAATCAAAAAATAGGACACAAAGTTCATTTCCCTAATAACTTTCAGCTCTACTTCTAATCGCTCTTTTACCTTCTGTGATGGATTAGAATAGCGCTTAGGAAACCCTTCCTCACAAAGTTTCTTTAAAAGCTCAAAATCGGCTTCTACACTTTCTAAATACAAGCTCTGATTTTGAGATATCCGGTTATTTCCAAACTCAAAGTATATTGTGCATTGTTCCAATAACTGCTCCGTATTACCTAAGATAAAATCAAACTGCTCAAATCGTTTTCTAAGTTCATTGAGAGTATACATTTTATCAGTCTCCCTACATTCTTCTGACTTAGGAAGCTTACTAAGTAGTATATTATTATCAATAGCACGTAACAAACGATGAGCATTAAAATCCCGTTTATTTCTAATGGTTACCTGCTGCTGTACTACTAGCTTATCCGTATAGCCTTTATAAATAGAAAAAGGCAAGCGTCTGAGATCCTCTACACCAACCCCTATAAACTCATAGGGCTTAAAATGAACTTTCTCCAGCTGCATTACCTGTTCTAAAGGGTAAATAACAAACACATTCTCAAACTCCGGAGCCATATCCGGAACTGCCTGCTTATTAATTGAAAGCTTAGACAAAAAGCTGTTGAGCTCATAAAAGCCCTCATTGTTTCTTGCGACTCCAACAAACCGTTGGCTTGCACCATTTCTAAAATCAATTCCAACGATGGGTTTTATACCAAAGTCTTTAGCCTTCCTAATAAAATTAAGACAGGCTGACGTATTGTTTATATCCGTTAACGCAAGTGATTTTATACCATGGGCTGCAGCCATCTCCAAAAGTTCAATCTCTGAAAATGTCCCGAACCTTAAAGAATAATATGAATGACAATTTAAATACATTACTGATTTCGATGTGCCAATAGTATTGGAGGTTCCCCGTTAAAAGGATTGCTTAATCTACCTATGGTCTTTGCACCTATAGCAGCCGCCTTTTGTACACTTAACTCCCCATAACGTTTTCTTATGGTATCCATAGCCTTATAGAGATTTAACATTTGCTCAGAATCATCAAACATATTGATTTGATAATTCCCCATTACCAGATCCGTAAGCTTCACGCCAACCAACCGGATTAATAAGCGTCTTTGATAGAGCTTATCAAATAATTCCATGATTTTTGGAATGATGATATGATCCGCATTGGTATATGGAATTTTGACCTGTTTGGTATAGGTATTAAAATCTGCATATCTAATTTTAACACTGATACAGCCCGTCATTCTATCACCAGTCCTAAGTCCGTAAGACAAACTTTCAGCCATAGCAAAAATGACAGTTCTTAACATCGAAACATCTATAGTATCTCTTTCAAAAGTGCGCTCCATTGAAATAGATTTACGATCATAAAAAGGAATCAATGGTGGATTATCCAGTCCATTTGCACGCATCCAAATGGTCTTTCCATTTTTACCTAATACACTAACCATCATCTCCAGTGGCATCTCCTGTACCACACTAATTTTATCAATTCCAAGATTTCGAAGTACTTGATACGTTTTATCTCCTACAGATGGAATTTTTTTAATCGATAAAGGTGCTAAAAAAGATTTTTCAAACCCTTCTCCAATCTGTAATTGATTATTTGGTTTAGCCTCACCTGTAGCTACTTTTGAGACAATTTTATTTGATGATAACCCAAACGATATTGGAAGACCTGTCTCCCTTATAATGGTTGAACGCAATTCCGAAGCATATTTATACGTTCCGAAAAACTTATCCATACCACTAAGATCAGCATAGAACTCATCCACACTGGCCTTTTCAAAAACTGGTACCTTTTCCTTAATAATATCAGTCACCATATTGGAATACTTAGTGTAAATAGACGCGTTACCACGAATCACAACAGCCTCGGGACACAAACGTTTAGCCAGTTTCATAGACATTCCTGAATGAACTCCAAATCGTCTGGTCTCATAACTACATGCCGAAACAACACCTCGATCACCTGTTCCTCCAACAAGTAAAGGCCTTTTCTGCAAACGACTATCAATTAATCGCTCACAGGACACAAAGAAAGTATCCAAATCAAGATGTAAAATTTGTTGTTTCATACCGCAAAGTTAGCTACATATAATAGTAATTATTGCTTATATTTGTAGCAATATGAAAATGATAGCGAAAAATATTAAGTACCTAAGAGAGCTAAAAGGCCTTACCCAGGAAACTTTTGCTGATAACATGAATGTTACTCGCTCAAGGATCGGATCCTATGAAGAAGGACGTTCTGCCCCTACTATAGAGTTTTTAATACATCTGTCTGACTATTTTAAAATTCCAATAGATATTCTATTACGGAATGATCTGACTAAAGCTCAAGACACTTCATTTATTGAGGTCGGAAATAAGCGTGTATTGTTTCCTATAATGGTAGATGAAAACAATGAGAATCTTATTGAAGTCGTTCCTGTTAAAGCTACAGCTGGATATCTTGCAGGCTACGATGACCCTGAATATATTGAGCAACTACAAAAAATCAAACTTCCGTTTTTACCCACAGGAAAACACAGAGCATTTCCCATTAAGGGAGATTCCATGCTTCCGATGAAAGACGGCTCATATGTTGTTGGTCGGTTTATAGAAGACAGAAATGACATTATAAGTGGTAAAACCTATGTACTGCTTACCTTAAATGATGGTATGGTATATAAACGTGTATACAACCAGATTGAAACCAATGGAACGCTTCGTCTTGTCTCTGACAACACTCTTTATGAACCGTATGAAATACCTATTGATGAAGTTCTAGAACTTTGGGAGTTTACCTGTAGTATTAATACTCAGGAATACGATGAGCGAGAACTAAAAATATCTAGTATCATTAGTATGTTTAATAGCCTTGGAGTGGAACTCAAAGCCTTAGAAAGAATAATGAAATGATGTACACGATTATTGATATAGAGACCACCGGACAAGGCAATAAAATAACTGAGATTTCCATTTTCAAATACGATGGAGATAAAATTGTTGATGAATTCACATCACTGGTCAACCCTGAGTCCTATATCCCCGATTATATCACAGCACTTACAGGCATTGATAACCACATGGTTTCAAATGCTCCAACATTCAAAGACCTTGCTGACAATATTCTATCCATCACTGAAGCCTGTATATTTGTTGCTCATAATGTCAACTTCGACTATACTATTATCCGTAACGAATTTAAAGCCATTGGAATTGACTTTACCAGAAAGAAACTCTGTACCATTAGACTAGCAAGGAAATTGATCCCGGGACATCATTCCTACAGTCTAGGCAAACTGTGTACAGCTCTTGGCATCACCATTGAAGATCGTCACCGAGCACGAGGAGATGCCCAAGCGACCGTCACTCTATTCAAACAAATTCTTGAGACTAAAGACTCAGAAAGTGTTATTTCAGATTTTTTAAAGAAGAATTCGAAAGAAGCTACACTACCACCCCATCTACCAAGTACTGTTTTCAATAACATCCCTAACGCTCCCGGCATCTATTATTTTAAAAACAAAAAAGGAAAAGTTATTTATGTAGGTAAGGCCAAAGATCTAAAGAAACGGGTTCTAGGGCATTTTTACGATAAGTCCGACAAAGAGCTCTCATTATGCCGAGAAACTACCGATATTGACTTTGAATTATCCGGAGGAGAGCTCATCGCGTTACTTATGGAAGACGCTGCCATCAAACACCATTTCCCGGAATACAATGTAGCTTCAAAACGAAACACTACCGCCTATGGTATATTTACTTATGAAGATAGAAATGGAATAATACATTTAGCCTTCAATACCTTAAAAAGAACAGTGGCACCATTTATCACATTCTACCATATAACTGATTGTAGAAATTTTTTAGAAAAGCTATGTATGCAATTCGAACTATGCCCAAAGTATTGTCATCTGCAAGAAGGTGTTCAGCAGTGTAGTCATTATAAAATTACTTCCTGTGGAGGTATATGTAAAAAAGAAGAATCAGTTGAAACATATAATCAAAGAGTCAATGAAGCGCTAAACTACACTTACAATAAGACATTAAATAAAATCATCAAACAACCAGGTCGTAACCTCGAAGAACAAGCATTTATACAAATCAAAAATGGCATCTATCTAGGATATGGTTTTATTGATAACTCAGAACAAATAACCAACTCAGAAGCCTTAGAAAACTACTTAATTCCTCAAAAAGACAATATCGATGTACAGAAAATATTGAGAAGACAAATAATGAATACGTAATTCATTAAACTAGGATTGTTAACGAACATTCATCAACCACAAATCCAACTAAATACTTTCTAATGTAAGAAATAGACTCTAATTTGCTTGTCTATAAAATAATGGAGTGATAATAGAATTACTTGGATATTGTTTCCCTAAATTTTGAAATATTTCGATAATTTTTTACTTAGTCAAAATATATATTCCTATATCCAATCCCTAAGACTTATTTTACTAATCACTGATATACCTTTTGCCAATTTCTACAGCAATCTCCCCTATAAATTCCCTTGGCACATCCATTATTCTATCGTAAAAAATATTAATAGTTGCGCTATTTATCGAATTTCTTCCTTTAAATTCTGGAATATTTCTAGTCTTATCATTTAATAATTCTTCAGAGTGTTTTATTGAGTTGTTTAGCACACGAATATTATTTATGTCTGAAAAGAAATTTAATTTTATTAAATCAATATTTCGTGTTTTAAAAAATTTAATCAAATCATTCCATTTGTACAACCCATTTTTAGATTCTCCATATGCTAAAGAAATCATTTTTTTAAGATGAATTTCAAATTGCATGTATAAATATACAATCCTCATTTGGTACAAAGAGAACAATTCTTTTTGTAAAATATAGATTTTCATTTCTGTTAGAAATTGTTTTCTTACATCCTCATTTCGTCTTCTACCCAAATCAATTATCTCTATTTTGATTTGCTCGGTCATTTTACTAATAATTGAATCAAAATGATTCTTTGGATAATTCGAGTGCATTGAATTAATTAGGTATAAATTAACTTCTCTTTCTGTCATAATTAATTGAATTAAGAAATCAAAACAATCCTGATAGCATAATAGAGTCAAGATAATAAAACCTTTTTATTCAAAAACAATAAAGAATGCATAATGTAATTATGAATATAAAGGTTTATTAAATTTATATCAACTCAATTAAGAAAATATTTTATTGGATTAAGAAAAATATTGACATATATTAAAATTCCTACATTAAAAACGGATACATCAAAAAAAAGTAAGTGCAGGTTATATGAAAATTTTAAGTAAATTTATTTATTAGCGATAACATTTTAAAGTATTAAAACCAATTAATCAAGAGATATGACAAAAATTAACCATCAATTTTTAAATGAAACTTTCTTCATTCCAAACTGGGAAATTTCCCACCTATTTCTAGGCACTTTTAACCCTGAAGGAGGTGATAAAGTAAATTATTTCTATGGTCGAAATAAAAACCAAACATGGAAATTATTAAGTGAAATATTTAATGATGATTTTAATCCTAAGAATTTCAATTTCTTTATAGGAAAACTAAAAAAACACAAAATTGCTTGTATGGACATGATCAAATCCGTAGAAGTCCCTGATGACAAAATTTCCTTCATAAATGGCAAAGGCTATTCAGATCCTAAACTCATTAACAATTCGATTAAAAGAGAACATAATACTTCAGAAATTCTAGATATAATTGCTCAAAATAAAGATATAAAAGTTTATTCAACTTGGGGAAAAGGATCAAATTTAGCAAGTTGGAGAAGAGAAATAGAAAAAATTAAAAATATAATACCGCTTGTATCTCCAAGTATGGCGGCAAAAGTGCCCCAAGGTGAAAAAAAGTACATTTACATGCAAAAGAATTGGTCTGAAAATATACATTCAAAATAGTGCTCAAACTTCTTACAAAACACCGTTTTAAGTTAGGTCTAGAATATTCTAACAAGCTTTATTTCAACTCTAAAAAATGTTTATTAACAAGCATATAGAGGACCCATTTCTGGTGGCCCTAGCTAATGGTGGATTTCAAGTAGAAGCATTGGTACAATAAAATTACCTAAAAGGAATCTTTATAAATACTAAAACCTAGGAATATGATAAAGCGAAACAACATACCAAATCCTATTTACAACAATATAACATAGTCTTATATGAAGCTTACTTTGAAAGTGAGGACTCTTTTTAGAACAGATGTTGTTTACAAAAAAAGAAAATAATATTAAGACTCATAGAGTTTAGACAAAGGCTACAAATCTGTTTTAATTTTTTAAATTCTAAACATTAATTTTAATGACTTACCAATAATAAATTATGTCATTATTTAAGAGATAAGTACAATAATTTACATTAATATCGTTCTTTAAAGTTCTAGGTGTATCCAATTTGAAATACCTCAAATCATGTATAGGGTATAATTAAAGAATATTTTGCAGTTTATTCATAGATAGAAAGTGGAAAAGGAAAATAAAAAATATCATTTTTTTTATGGTTTTGATTCTAAACCGAATCAAGTAAGATTCCATTTGGAGGATGATGATCCGTTAGTTAAAAATAAAGTGCTATTAATAAGTACCTACGGATTTAAAACTCCTGTAAATTTATTCTATGAAAAGCATTTTGAAAGGAATAATTTAAATGTAGTTGAACACTATTCTAATGACCAATTAAATATGTATTTCGAAACTGAAAACAAAGGAATTGATGATACTTTCGAGACAAAAGGATATGATAATACAGGGTGTCAATTTTTCTATAGGCTGTTTAAGGAGAATAAGGAATATGAAATGACAATTGATGGATGGGTGTCAGGGGAAAATGGAGTTTATCCGTTTGCGGATATAGGGGTTCGGATTAAAAAACTCTAATAGCGATTGTACACACTATTATTGTTGTAAATTACAACTGACTACTTTTACTCATTTATAAGATTTATTAAATTAAATCCTTAACTAGAAACTTTCCTTTTAGCAACTAAATACAAGTTTTTACACAATTTCATTAACACCTTCAATACTAAATCAAAACACTATATCATACTAATAAAATTATGCAAGTAGATGAATGAAATTTATATCAACCCAACAAAATTGATACAGTTACAAATATTTAACTATTTCGAATTAATTATATGAACCAAATCAAAAATAATTACTATTCAAAAAAAGAGGTGATGGAGCAATCCAAAATCTCTCTATCCTGTTTAACTAATTAGATATTAAAATGTAATTCTGAATATGTTGCCAATTTATTAAAATATAAAATTTTTGTACAGGTCCATTTTCTAAACTTAAAATTAATTCAAAACGGAGGTATGTCTAAATAGATTTTTAAATCTGACTCTTTAATTTTAATACAAATACGACTATTTACGTGATATTTATCGTAAAAACAATAATGTAGATATCCTTCATTTTCCCAATTAGGAATTTCAATTTTTAAATACATTGGTCCTTTGGAAATTTGATATGCATAACATAACGTGTGTATAAAAAAATCATAGAATCTTAACTTATTTGAAAAAGTTGTATCTACATGTTTAGAAAGTAGATATGGTAAGAAAATATGTGGTTTGTTTTGAAGTATAGCAAACCTCAAACATTTCGATAAAACTCCAATAGTAATTGTGTTCTTAAAAGCCATCCTAATAGTGTTAATTTCTAATCAATATCTTAGTTGGTTTAAATATTCCTTAAGTGTAATCGTTGTAATATTTAATCCTTTTGCCTTTATTTGAAGTCCATTATCAGAAGTTAAAAGAATAGGGTTTTCTGATTTGAATTTTAAAGCAACAGTGAGAATTTGGTTATCAGGAGACCGTCTATTATAGTCAATAGGTAATAAAGATGTATCAGATATTTCCATTCTTAAATTTCTCGTATCTATATGACGGTTAATTGATTTTAATGCCTTCTGCACATTTCTTTTTCCTACGTCATCTAATTTAGATTTTAAATTGTCTAATTCATCAATTACTTTAGAAGATAGTATTATGGCATATTCTTTACTAATTTTAGATATAATCTCTGGATAATCTATAAAGACGTTTGTGTCTATTATATAAAGGTTTTCCTTGTTTTTTTTAATCTCCTTTTTAGGTCTTTCAAACTTTGAAACATCAATTTTACCTATCACTTTTAGACCAATTCCGTTATCAGATTTTTGAGAACTGGAATGATGGCCTTTTGTAATGGTATCATCCAACACATTTTTCTGATTATTTATTTCTGATCTCTCTTTACTTGAATTTAATTTAGTGGGTTTTTGTACAGATTTAGTAATTTCACCAGATATTGGATTTACAATAAATGCAAATTCATTTTTAAGTTTGGAAAAATAGTTACCCACCTCATTGGGAAGGTTAACAAAACGGTCAAAATCCTGCTCAACTAAAATAAAAGTGCTTTTTTTAGCTCGACTTGTAGCTACATTAAATCTATTTAGATTAAATGAAAATGAACTTGATTTTGGTATTACATAAAAACAATAGTCTACATCCAAACCTTGCACTCTGTCTACAGATTCAATTAGGTAATTTCGTGAATTAGTCTTTGATTTTAAGTTCTGTTGCAAATGAATCAATGTTTCAATATATGGCGTTAATACAGCTATTTCATTACCTTTTAATACTGTCAACTCATTTAAAACCTTTACCAAAAAACGAATCATTTGATTTAAAACATCACCTTCTTTATTTGAAAACTGAACTAATGTTGGTCCGCCTTTGGAATGCGTTATTTCAGTTAACTTATCAAAACTATTTATATCAGTATCAATATTGTCGAATAAAGATTTTGATTGGATGGTATTGTTATAGAAGCAATTGGTATAAATTGTTGAACGCTCAGTAAGTCTGCGTGTTTCAGTTTTGCGATTAAAGGAAAAACCTTCGGTCTGGCTTAACGTATTCATACCATAAATGAGAGCATCAATATTGGGAAATACTTTGTAATTTTTGTTAGTGACAATCGGTACTATTTGCTTAGGGTCACCTACAACAATGACTTTTTTACCCACTTTACAAGCTGCTGCAATGGTTGTTAAATAAGCTTGTGAAGCTTCTTCTACAATTACATAATCATAAGATTGTGTTTGTTCTTCCCAAATTCTTGAAAACTGATAAAACGTTGTCAAGGTAAGATGTCCTTTGGAAGGAAGTAGGTCTTTGGCATTTAATAGTTTCGGAAACTTTTTTCTTTCTTCTATAGAAATCGGTAGTTTTGAAACACGCTGTTCATCAAAGAGTTTATCAAAGAATGGCTTTTCACAAACTTCTACCGCTGCTTTATTTGTTAAAGCAGTAATTAGAACAGATTTATTTGATAATACTAAACGTGAAACAAGATCTGCTACCTGATGCGTTTTACCTGTTCCTGGAGGACCTTGAAAAACATAGATTATAGATTTTTCAACTTCTGTAATTATTTGGTCTGCTATATCTATCTCTTCAGTAATTAGCTTTGGGTTTACATCACTTTTTAATTCATATTTAAAACTCAATATTTTTTCCCAAAGCTCATTGCCTTCAGTATTAAAGCTCTCACTAAATTCCATTAAATTCTGCAAATACTCAAAAGGCGGTATTGTTGGTCCAAAAGCTAATATTTGATTGTATTGTAGCCTTTCAATGAATTCGGAATCCATTTCTCTAATAAGCATTGTTATCCAGCCTTCACGTTTTGAAGGAATGTAGTCTACAATTTTTGTTTCTGTACAGTTTCTGCCTTTTATTAAATCTGAATACGTAAGGTTTCCCCAAGACTTCGGAAGTTCAAAATCTGGCTTTGGCCTGAAACAATTGAGTTTTTGGTCTAACCTTGGGGCATGTTTGCCTTTTCCAGTAGGTATGTCAACAAAAACATTACCTCTTTTTTCATCTAAACCACGGTATTGCCCGACATATACATCTCCGTTTTGAAATAGGGATACCCCGGTTGCATTCCAAGTTTTCTTTACAGAGAACTCTAATTCTTTAAGTTCTTCTGCATAAAATTTTACTTGATCTTCTTTTGTAACCATTATTCTATTACAATATTTTCGTCCATTACATTAGCCTCTTCATTTTTATTGAAAGTTCCTTTTTTACCTACCTTCTCAAAAAGACTCTCTTTCATTTGTTTGCTTGTCACTAAAATAAGATGAGAATCTGATTCTGTTTTATCAAATACATCATCGATCTCTTGTTCTCTCTTTTTGTTCGGCATCCTAAACAATACTTTCTCTTGTAATTCATCACTAAGAAGTTCCATTTTGTCCCTAAAGATTCTCATTTCAAACTTGGGATAAATTGCAATTAATTGGGTATGGCTTGAATCCAACATTTCCCAATGACTTTTATTTATAAATAACAAACCTCCTCTAGCACTTTTTACTATAAAGTCTATGCTATTGCCCTCTGAGTCTTTGATTCCATATAGAGCAGCGAAATTATTCTTACTATGACCTTCGTTTACCTCATATCCATTTTCCTTCAAATAGTATAAGACTTGCCTTTTAGCATTACTGTTTTCGTCATTCTGCCTATCTTCCGAAATACCGTATCGGTCTTGAATCATACGGTCAAAAGTTTCATTATAGTTTTCCTCTAATGGGTTTTCTTCAATCAATGAAGGGTCTTTTAGTGTTTTTCTTTCCCATTCTTTTAATTCATTAAGTTTATCTTTTGGAAAGGAATCAGGTAAATAATCAAGTAAATCCCCTTTCAATATGTTGGAAACATAATACTTACCTTCACCTGCTACTTTTAAATCCTGCACAAATCTGTTGACAATAATATTTTTAAAAGACCTTGTATATGGTATCCCGTCACCATCATATATGTAAATGGGGTAATCATTATAATGTTCCCATTTTTTATAAAATGGTTCTTCCCAAAGTTTAGATTTTTCTTGAAGTACTTGTTCATCTATAGACTCGGTTAATGCAATTTTTTCTACTGCAAAATGATTAACCATTTTACCGCAAATACTATCCACAAAAGCCACATCTTTATTATCAAACTTGACTTTTTCAAAAATAACATCATCGTATTCTTGATCCTCTTTAAGAAAGTAAAGTTTTGAAGTAAACTCTATTTTTTCTAACTTATAAAGTCTTTCTTTTTTATTATTAACTATCTGAATTACAGGGATTACAAAACCACTCAAACCATAGATATTAAGAGTTACAGAATCATTTATCCTCCTGATGATTTCTTTGTTTTTTGTTATTATTTCTGGACTATATTTAGATAACCATTTAATTGTATTCCACGTAATTTGTGAATTTGATTTAGCCTCTGTATAGAAGCTAATCATTTCATCTTTATCACTATTAACATCTATCATTAATTTTCTGAGGTTAACAATAGCGCTATCAGTGCCATTGTACCCTAACTTTGATAGAAACTGTAATCTATTTTCTTTGTCAATTTCTACCCATTGATTTAACCAAACAGGAATATATTCAGATTCGATAGCATTATTCTTGTCAACACAATTAGATAAAGTTAAACCATGAAAAATAAAATCTGATAGATCGGTAAATTCAATTTTGATTAAAAGATCTAAAAACTTTTGATATGAACTATGAAGTTGTTCTTCTGTACCGTTTTCTTTGTAGTGATCATCAAATTGTGATTTTTTCCATTTTCGATTATTCCCAAATGACATATCAAGCAATTGAAAAACAACTTGTTGAATAGAATAGAAGGTCGAAATCTCTTTTTCTATTTCATAATGAATCTCTTGAGGTTCTAAAATTCTTGTTTTAAAAATGTGTTTTC harbors:
- a CDS encoding PIN domain-containing protein, whose protein sequence is MVTKEDQVKFYAEELKELEFSVKKTWNATGVSLFQNGDVYVGQYRGLDEKRGNVFVDIPTGKGKHAPRLDQKLNCFRPKPDFELPKSWGNLTYSDLIKGRNCTETKIVDYIPSKREGWITMLIREMDSEFIERLQYNQILAFGPTIPPFEYLQNLMEFSESFNTEGNELWEKILSFKYELKSDVNPKLITEEIDIADQIITEVEKSIIYVFQGPPGTGKTHQVADLVSRLVLSNKSVLITALTNKAAVEVCEKPFFDKLFDEQRVSKLPISIEERKKFPKLLNAKDLLPSKGHLTLTTFYQFSRIWEEQTQSYDYVIVEEASQAYLTTIAAACKVGKKVIVVGDPKQIVPIVTNKNYKVFPNIDALIYGMNTLSQTEGFSFNRKTETRRLTERSTIYTNCFYNNTIQSKSLFDNIDTDINSFDKLTEITHSKGGPTLVQFSNKEGDVLNQMIRFLVKVLNELTVLKGNEIAVLTPYIETLIHLQQNLKSKTNSRNYLIESVDRVQGLDVDYCFYVIPKSSSFSFNLNRFNVATSRAKKSTFILVEQDFDRFVNLPNEVGNYFSKLKNEFAFIVNPISGEITKSVQKPTKLNSSKERSEINNQKNVLDDTITKGHHSSSQKSDNGIGLKVIGKIDVSKFERPKKEIKKNKENLYIIDTNVFIDYPEIISKISKEYAIILSSKVIDELDNLKSKLDDVGKRNVQKALKSINRHIDTRNLRMEISDTSLLPIDYNRRSPDNQILTVALKFKSENPILLTSDNGLQIKAKGLNITTITLKEYLNQLRY